The following are from one region of the Bactrocera oleae isolate idBacOlea1 chromosome 6, idBacOlea1, whole genome shotgun sequence genome:
- the LOC106620703 gene encoding DNA-directed RNA polymerase II subunit RPB1-like isoform X2 yields the protein MRCPSSKSSDIFPNGDSKVVLPCNLQRMMARSPLCTKYVVEESSLSAEALEWLIGNIETRFQQALANPGEILGALVSQSLGERATQCF from the exons ATGCGCTGCCCAAGCTCGAAGTCAAGTGATATTTTTCCCAATGGTGATTCCAAG GTTGTATTGCCTTGCAATTTGCAGCGCATGATGGCGCGCTCCCCGCTTTGCACGAAGTATGTAGTGGAGGAGTCCAGTCTGTCGGCCGAGGCGTTGGAATGGTTGATTGGTAATATTGAAACGCGTTTTCAGCAGGCATTAGCTAACCCTGGCGAAATACTGGGTGCTCTGGTCTCGCAGAGTTTAGGCGAACGTGCTACACAG tgtttttag
- the LOC106620703 gene encoding DNA-directed RNA polymerase II subunit RPB1-like isoform X1, whose product MRCPSSKSSDIFPNGDSKVVLPCNLQRMMARSPLCTKYVVEESSLSAEALEWLIGNIETRFQQALANPGEILGALVSQSLGERATQMTLTLC is encoded by the exons ATGCGCTGCCCAAGCTCGAAGTCAAGTGATATTTTTCCCAATGGTGATTCCAAG GTTGTATTGCCTTGCAATTTGCAGCGCATGATGGCGCGCTCCCCGCTTTGCACGAAGTATGTAGTGGAGGAGTCCAGTCTGTCGGCCGAGGCGTTGGAATGGTTGATTGGTAATATTGAAACGCGTTTTCAGCAGGCATTAGCTAACCCTGGCGAAATACTGGGTGCTCTGGTCTCGCAGAGTTTAGGCGAACGTGCTACACAG aTGACACTAACATTATGCTGA